A single window of Pseudomonas lutea DNA harbors:
- a CDS encoding aspartate-semialdehyde dehydrogenase yields MSQSFDIAVIGATGTVGETIVQILEERDFPVGALHLLASAESAGSSVPYRGKNVRVREVDAFDFNNAKIAFFAAGAAVTRSYAERATAAGCAVIDLSAGLPVEQAPNVIPEVNGASLSALAAPAQVACPSSSAAALALVLAPLRSLMNIERVTVTACLAVSSMGREGVTELARQTAELLNVRPLEPRVFDRQMAFNVLAQVGKPDDEGHVPLEKRLVSELRELLSLPLIKIGVSCIQVPVFFGDSLSVSVQTSEAVEVAAVSRALESAEGIELVDAGDYPTPVGDAVGQDAVYVGRLRLGVDDSCELNFWVTLDNVRKGAALNAVQVAELLIKDVV; encoded by the coding sequence ATGAGTCAGTCCTTTGATATCGCCGTGATCGGCGCCACCGGTACTGTCGGCGAAACCATCGTGCAGATCCTCGAAGAGCGCGACTTCCCGGTTGGCGCATTGCATTTGCTCGCCAGCGCCGAATCGGCCGGCAGCTCTGTGCCGTACCGAGGCAAGAATGTTCGGGTGCGCGAGGTCGACGCATTTGATTTCAACAACGCGAAGATTGCGTTCTTTGCCGCGGGCGCCGCAGTTACGCGCAGCTATGCCGAGCGCGCCACTGCAGCAGGCTGTGCGGTCATCGACTTGTCCGCTGGCTTGCCGGTCGAGCAGGCTCCCAACGTAATTCCCGAAGTCAACGGCGCCAGCTTGAGTGCTCTGGCCGCGCCGGCTCAGGTTGCCTGCCCAAGTTCCAGCGCTGCAGCGCTTGCGTTGGTGCTGGCTCCGCTGCGATCGCTGATGAACATCGAGCGGGTCACGGTAACGGCCTGCCTGGCAGTCTCGAGCATGGGCCGCGAAGGGGTCACTGAACTGGCCCGACAAACCGCAGAATTGCTCAATGTGCGTCCGCTGGAGCCCCGAGTGTTCGACCGGCAAATGGCGTTCAACGTGCTGGCCCAAGTGGGCAAGCCTGATGACGAAGGTCACGTGCCCCTGGAAAAACGTTTGGTCAGCGAGTTGCGCGAGTTGCTGTCGCTGCCTTTAATCAAGATCGGCGTCAGTTGCATCCAGGTGCCGGTGTTCTTCGGCGACAGTCTGAGCGTGTCGGTGCAGACGAGCGAAGCGGTGGAGGTCGCGGCGGTGAGTCGCGCCCTTGAAAGCGCCGAAGGCATCGAACTGGTGGATGCAGGTGATTATCCGACGCCGGTGGGCGATGCGGTTGGACAGGATGCTGTCTATGTAGGACGTCTGCGCCTAGGTGTCGACGACAGTTGCGAGCTGAATTTCTGGGTTACGTTGGATAATGTGCGCAAAGGCGCAGCGCTGAACGCTGTGCAGGTGGCTGAGTTGTTGATAAAAGACGTTGTGTAA
- a CDS encoding DUF4823 domain-containing protein has protein sequence MRSLVLLLALLALSGCMHVSDLAQGAHDELSDAGLLDHSSTRRLNNFRLQPDSFIYIAQGAFVPRGGAYPRPNVVAEEAFNGFVEYFPMVRRARAPEGLDDAMNEARSAGAHYLLYTRFAKADDRIGTFDEWSDQEAVDRLGIDNGVIQLMLIETNTRYLIDSARIHSRGGLLTLYDTKPEDLLGPPMEAYARSLLGVEAR, from the coding sequence ATGCGTAGCCTGGTTTTACTGCTGGCTCTACTGGCGTTGAGTGGCTGCATGCACGTCAGCGATCTGGCACAAGGCGCTCACGACGAGCTCAGTGACGCCGGGCTGCTGGATCACAGCTCAACCCGCCGGTTGAACAACTTTCGTCTGCAACCCGACTCGTTCATCTACATTGCCCAGGGCGCGTTCGTCCCGCGCGGTGGCGCATACCCGCGCCCCAACGTTGTGGCTGAAGAAGCGTTCAACGGCTTTGTCGAGTATTTCCCGATGGTCCGCCGCGCTCGCGCCCCGGAAGGTCTGGACGACGCGATGAACGAAGCCCGCTCTGCCGGTGCGCACTACTTGTTGTATACGCGGTTTGCCAAGGCGGACGACCGCATTGGTACTTTCGATGAATGGTCTGATCAGGAAGCCGTGGATCGTCTGGGCATCGACAATGGCGTCATCCAGCTGATGCTGATCGAGACCAATACCCGCTATCTGATCGACTCGGCTCGCATCCACAGCCGCGGTGGTTTGCTGACGTTGTACGACACCAAACCCGAAGATTTGCTAGGACCCCCTATGGAAGCTTACGCTCGGAGTTTGTTGGGCGTGGAAGCCCGCTGA
- the truA gene encoding tRNA pseudouridine(38-40) synthase TruA, translating to MAETAVAELAAEGFSRIALGVEYKGSRYSGWQRQLTGVLTVQETLENALSKVADSPVSLMCAGRTDAGVHACGQVVHFDTRAERSMKAWTMGANINLPHDISVTWAQVMPAHFHARFKAIARRYRYVIYNDQIRPAHLGQEITWNHRPLDADRMALAAEYLVGTHDFSAFRAGQCQAKSPIKQLHHLRVTRHGKMIVIDVRANAFLHHMVRNIVGVLMTIGAGERPIEWAREVLESRVRRTGGVTAHPFGLYLVQVEYRDEFPLPDRYIGPHFLTGFTELDG from the coding sequence ATGGCAGAAACGGCGGTCGCCGAACTCGCCGCTGAAGGTTTTTCCAGAATCGCATTGGGCGTGGAATACAAAGGCTCACGCTACAGCGGTTGGCAGCGGCAGCTGACCGGCGTGCTGACGGTTCAGGAAACGCTGGAAAATGCCCTGTCGAAAGTCGCTGACTCGCCGGTTTCGCTCATGTGTGCCGGCCGCACCGATGCGGGTGTGCATGCGTGCGGCCAGGTGGTGCATTTCGACACCCGGGCCGAGCGCAGCATGAAGGCCTGGACCATGGGTGCGAACATCAATCTGCCCCATGACATCAGTGTGACCTGGGCCCAGGTCATGCCCGCGCATTTTCACGCGCGGTTTAAAGCCATCGCCCGCCGCTACCGCTACGTGATTTACAACGACCAGATCCGCCCGGCTCATCTGGGGCAGGAAATCACCTGGAACCACCGTCCGCTGGATGCCGACCGGATGGCGCTGGCCGCCGAGTACCTGGTGGGCACCCATGACTTCAGCGCATTCCGTGCCGGGCAGTGCCAGGCCAAGTCGCCGATCAAGCAGCTTCATCATTTGCGCGTCACACGGCACGGCAAAATGATCGTCATTGATGTCCGCGCCAATGCCTTCCTGCACCACATGGTGCGCAACATCGTAGGCGTGCTCATGACCATCGGTGCGGGTGAGCGGCCTATCGAGTGGGCGCGTGAAGTATTGGAGAGCAGGGTGCGACGGACCGGCGGCGTGACAGCTCATCCTTTCGGGTTGTATCTGGTGCAGGTCGAATACCGCGACGAGTTTCCGTTACCGGATCGCTATATCGGGCCGCATTTTCTCACCGGCTTCACGGAACTGGACGGCTGA
- a CDS encoding FimV/HubP family polar landmark protein has translation MVQVRKLVLAIAAASALSSGMAQALGLGGLTVKSTLNQPLLAEIELTEVQDLSASQVVPSLATSAEFAQAGVGRVAILDDLTFTPVVNPGGKSVLRITSTKPIRDPYVKFLVQVLWPNGRALREYSLLLDPPKFSPQAAAAAAAGSAQLPSTAPNAAPATAPAAEAPAPAPAPSTPAPAPEPKFTQYTTANNDTLWEIAERVKNGGTVQQTMLAIQALNPDAFIAGNINRLKKGQVLRLPSPQESTALAQPRAVAEVAEQNRAWREGRRLPSGARQVDATRRDRTGPSPSQIDAKDSLSLVSANAKPGAKGAASDNADVSTQLATTQESLDSTRRDNAELKSRMTDLQSQVDKLQRLIQLKNDQLAKMQASGAAIPPPVDPANAANPANPAVSPNSVTNPNNAANPAMQAEVVPNAAAPDAAGKAPNEIAPEDALPVDGAAVTSATPDQPLIVPAEPVVDEDNRSALDKILSSPMLMGIIGGGALLVLLLLLLLLARRRNALIEAEKHRQMARALSEESDFASDMDMPPSSFEGLETPAPHAKMPPAPTVTEPVREHPADALVQAEIHIAYGRTNQAVAVLEDAIKHEPERSDLRLKLMEVYAEQDNTAGFVAQERQLIATGKNHAEVEELKSRYPSMAAAAAAVAGVAAAAVLASEMDAKYVEDLLHDEPEVAAQPQPHTEVPLDEEFDNAFDLSLDDLDGESTPTASNRAVAQEDATLDDLDLDAPFAGSAADDLDFDAILREQQAVSTDAKPADLDDFDLDLSEDQPALKAEDDYLLGMEDDLRDPSPAVPSAEPGATKADAADDIDLPADFDLSLADEMETDQASQAFASEIDDVNAELDRLSQSLEQPPIAKPFDAPPVDSPRFNEQDALLADDEPEFDFLSGTDEAATKLDLARAYIEMGDADGARDILDEVVVEGDDGQKTEARDMLSRLV, from the coding sequence ATGGTTCAGGTTCGTAAACTCGTTTTAGCAATCGCTGCGGCGTCGGCGCTGTCATCTGGAATGGCCCAAGCGCTCGGCCTCGGCGGTCTGACCGTGAAGTCGACCCTGAATCAACCGCTGTTGGCCGAGATCGAGCTCACGGAAGTCCAGGACCTGAGTGCCTCGCAGGTGGTGCCGAGCCTGGCGACCTCTGCAGAGTTCGCCCAGGCGGGCGTTGGTCGTGTGGCGATACTCGATGACTTGACCTTCACTCCGGTGGTCAATCCCGGTGGCAAAAGCGTTCTGCGCATTACTTCCACCAAACCCATCCGCGATCCCTATGTGAAGTTCCTGGTTCAGGTGCTCTGGCCCAACGGCCGAGCGCTGCGTGAATACAGCCTGTTGCTGGATCCGCCGAAATTCTCCCCGCAAGCCGCTGCGGCCGCCGCTGCGGGCTCGGCACAGCTGCCCTCTACGGCGCCGAACGCCGCGCCGGCGACAGCGCCTGCTGCTGAAGCTCCAGCACCGGCACCCGCACCTTCGACGCCCGCACCCGCGCCTGAGCCGAAATTCACTCAATACACCACCGCCAACAACGACACGCTATGGGAAATCGCCGAGCGCGTTAAGAATGGCGGCACTGTGCAGCAGACCATGCTGGCGATTCAGGCGTTGAACCCCGATGCGTTTATTGCCGGCAATATCAACCGCCTGAAAAAGGGCCAGGTGTTGCGTCTGCCGTCGCCTCAGGAATCAACGGCACTGGCTCAGCCCCGTGCGGTTGCCGAGGTCGCCGAGCAGAATCGCGCCTGGCGAGAAGGCCGGCGCCTGCCGAGCGGCGCCCGGCAGGTAGATGCGACCCGTCGCGACCGTACCGGCCCTTCGCCTTCGCAGATCGACGCCAAGGACAGCCTCAGTCTTGTCTCGGCCAACGCCAAGCCTGGCGCAAAAGGCGCCGCCAGCGACAATGCCGATGTCAGTACCCAGCTGGCGACGACCCAGGAAAGCCTCGACAGCACCCGTCGCGACAACGCTGAGCTGAAAAGCCGCATGACCGACCTGCAAAGCCAGGTCGACAAGCTGCAGCGTCTGATTCAGCTCAAGAATGACCAGTTGGCGAAGATGCAGGCCTCGGGTGCCGCGATCCCGCCGCCCGTCGATCCTGCCAACGCGGCAAATCCCGCCAACCCTGCGGTCAGCCCCAATAGCGTCACCAACCCCAACAATGCTGCCAACCCGGCGATGCAGGCTGAGGTGGTGCCGAACGCTGCTGCCCCGGATGCTGCCGGCAAGGCCCCCAACGAAATCGCACCGGAAGACGCGTTGCCGGTAGACGGCGCAGCTGTCACCAGCGCGACGCCTGATCAGCCGTTGATTGTTCCGGCTGAGCCTGTGGTCGATGAAGACAACCGCAGCGCGCTCGACAAGATCCTCTCCAGCCCGATGCTGATGGGCATCATTGGCGGAGGGGCGCTGCTGGTATTGCTGTTGCTTCTGCTGTTGTTGGCGCGTCGTCGCAATGCGCTGATCGAGGCTGAAAAACACCGCCAGATGGCCCGCGCTCTGTCTGAAGAGTCCGACTTCGCTTCTGACATGGACATGCCGCCCAGCAGTTTCGAAGGGCTCGAGACGCCGGCACCCCATGCAAAGATGCCGCCGGCGCCGACCGTCACCGAGCCGGTCCGCGAACATCCGGCTGACGCGCTCGTTCAGGCTGAAATCCACATTGCCTATGGCCGCACCAATCAGGCGGTCGCGGTGCTTGAAGACGCCATCAAGCATGAGCCTGAGCGCAGTGATTTGCGCCTCAAACTCATGGAGGTCTATGCCGAGCAAGACAACACCGCCGGGTTCGTCGCGCAGGAGCGGCAACTGATTGCCACGGGAAAGAACCACGCTGAAGTCGAAGAACTGAAATCCCGGTATCCGTCGATGGCCGCTGCGGCAGCTGCCGTTGCCGGAGTGGCCGCAGCAGCGGTTCTGGCGTCGGAGATGGACGCCAAGTACGTCGAAGACCTGTTGCACGACGAACCTGAAGTGGCCGCTCAACCTCAGCCACATACCGAAGTGCCGCTGGACGAAGAATTCGACAACGCTTTCGACCTGAGCCTGGATGACCTGGACGGCGAGTCGACGCCCACCGCGTCCAACCGTGCCGTGGCGCAGGAAGACGCAACGCTCGACGATCTGGACCTGGACGCGCCCTTCGCCGGTTCGGCCGCTGACGATCTGGATTTCGACGCCATTCTGCGTGAGCAGCAGGCGGTTTCAACGGACGCCAAGCCTGCAGATCTGGACGATTTTGACCTCGACTTGTCCGAGGATCAGCCAGCGCTGAAGGCCGAGGACGATTACCTGCTGGGCATGGAAGACGATCTGCGAGATCCGTCGCCGGCGGTGCCTTCCGCAGAGCCGGGCGCCACAAAGGCCGACGCTGCAGACGACATCGACTTGCCGGCGGATTTCGACCTGTCGCTGGCCGATGAAATGGAAACCGATCAGGCCTCGCAAGCGTTCGCTTCCGAAATCGACGACGTCAACGCCGAACTCGATCGCTTGTCCCAGAGCCTTGAGCAGCCACCGATCGCCAAGCCATTTGACGCGCCGCCGGTGGATTCGCCTCGCTTCAATGAACAAGACGCACTGCTGGCCGATGACGAGCCGGAGTTCGACTTCCTGTCCGGCACCGATGAGGCTGCTACCAAGCTGGATCTCGCCCGGGCCTATATCGAAATGGGTGACGCCGACGGCGCTCGCGACATTCTCGACGAAGTCGTCGTTGAAGGGGATGACGGTCAGAAGACTGAAGCGCGTGACATGTTATCGCGCCTCGTCTGA
- a CDS encoding phosphoribosylanthranilate isomerase, whose product MSAVRSKICGITCIEDALAAVDAGADAIGLVFYPPSPRFVSVEQAQAIVAALPPFVSTVGLFVNAERAELNALLDAIPLDLIQFHGDETPEQCEGYSRPYIKALRVQAGDDIAASCDAYANACGILLDTYVAGIPGGTGETFDWALIPKRLSKPVILAGGLTSANVSQAIAQVRPYAVDVSGGVEKSRGLKDHDKIRAFMSAVHGA is encoded by the coding sequence ATGTCAGCCGTTCGCAGCAAGATCTGCGGGATTACCTGCATAGAAGATGCGCTGGCCGCCGTTGACGCGGGAGCCGACGCCATCGGGCTGGTGTTTTATCCACCCAGCCCACGTTTCGTTTCGGTGGAGCAGGCCCAGGCGATAGTCGCCGCGCTGCCGCCTTTCGTCAGCACCGTCGGCCTGTTCGTCAACGCCGAGCGCGCCGAATTGAATGCGCTGCTTGACGCGATCCCCCTCGACCTTATCCAGTTTCATGGCGATGAAACCCCGGAGCAGTGCGAAGGCTACAGTCGTCCTTACATCAAGGCGCTGCGCGTTCAGGCTGGCGACGACATCGCGGCGAGCTGTGATGCTTATGCCAACGCTTGCGGAATCCTGCTCGACACCTATGTCGCGGGTATTCCGGGCGGGACCGGCGAGACCTTTGACTGGGCGCTGATCCCCAAACGCCTTAGCAAGCCGGTCATTCTCGCGGGTGGTCTGACCTCGGCGAACGTCTCTCAGGCCATCGCCCAGGTCCGTCCCTATGCGGTGGATGTCAGCGGCGGGGTCGAGAAATCCAGGGGTCTGAAAGATCACGACAAGATCCGCGCATTCATGAGTGCCGTACACGGCGCCTAG
- a CDS encoding DUF1285 domain-containing protein, protein MTGEDKANDLLAQIATGGKGLPPVHLWNPAFCGDIDMRIARDGTWFYLGTPIGRKPMVRLFSTIIRRDGDEYFLITPVEKVGIKVDDAPFVAVLLSTEGAGESQVLRFTTNVEDEVAAGPEHPLRVVIDPHTHEPSPYLHVRNNLEALVHRNVFYQLVDLAVTREIDGERWLGVWSAGEFFRIGLEP, encoded by the coding sequence ATGACTGGCGAGGACAAAGCCAACGATTTGCTGGCGCAGATTGCCACGGGCGGCAAGGGCTTGCCGCCTGTGCATTTGTGGAACCCGGCGTTTTGCGGCGACATCGACATGCGCATCGCCCGCGACGGCACTTGGTTCTATCTGGGTACGCCTATCGGTCGCAAGCCCATGGTCCGGTTGTTTTCCACCATCATCCGCCGAGACGGGGATGAATATTTTCTGATCACCCCGGTAGAAAAGGTCGGCATCAAGGTCGACGACGCACCCTTTGTTGCGGTGCTGCTGAGCACTGAAGGCGCCGGGGAGTCGCAGGTTCTTCGATTCACCACCAACGTCGAGGACGAGGTGGCAGCCGGGCCCGAGCATCCACTGCGCGTCGTGATCGACCCGCACACCCATGAACCTTCACCTTATCTCCATGTGCGCAACAACCTCGAAGCGTTGGTGCATCGCAATGTTTTCTATCAGTTGGTGGATCTGGCCGTCACCCGTGAAATCGACGGCGAGCGCTGGCTGGGTGTGTGGAGCGCAGGCGAATTCTTCCGCATCGGTCTCGAACCCTGA